A genomic region of Runella rosea contains the following coding sequences:
- a CDS encoding HAD family hydrolase codes for MSIKVIAFDADDTLWVNEPFFQETERKFCGLLEDYLPHHSISAELYQTQVQNISLYGYGVKSFILSMVETALRISENTLGVPVIEKIIALGKEMLEKPIELLDDVEQVLQSLSGHYRLVVATKGDLLDQERKLRKSGLEHYFHHIEIMSEKKEADYQKLIKHLDIEADEFLMIGNSLKSDVLPVLAIGGHGFHIPFHTTWAYEHIEHRVEHQNFRDFATIREVLTHLRPDSQA; via the coding sequence ATGAGTATTAAAGTAATTGCGTTTGACGCCGACGATACCCTTTGGGTCAATGAGCCTTTTTTTCAGGAAACAGAGCGTAAATTTTGCGGTTTGCTCGAAGATTACCTCCCCCACCACAGTATATCGGCGGAGTTGTACCAGACCCAAGTCCAAAATATTTCGCTGTACGGCTACGGTGTAAAAAGCTTTATTTTGAGCATGGTCGAAACAGCCCTGCGCATTTCTGAAAACACTCTCGGCGTACCCGTCATCGAAAAAATCATTGCGTTGGGCAAAGAAATGCTCGAAAAACCCATTGAATTACTGGATGATGTCGAACAGGTACTGCAATCACTTTCGGGACATTACAGGTTGGTGGTAGCCACTAAGGGGGATTTGCTCGACCAAGAACGAAAATTGCGTAAATCGGGCTTAGAGCATTATTTTCACCACATCGAAATCATGAGTGAAAAGAAAGAAGCCGACTACCAAAAGCTCATCAAACACCTTGACATTGAGGCCGATGAATTTTTGATGATTGGCAATTCGCTCAAATCAGATGTCTTACCCGTATTGGCCATCGGCGGGCACGGTTTTCACATCCCGTTCCATACCACTTGGGCGTACGAACACATTGAGCACCGAGTAGAGCATCAAAATTTCCGTGATTTTGCGACAATTAGAGAGGTACTAACGCATCTAAGACCTGATTCACAAGCTTAG
- a CDS encoding carbohydrate binding family 9 domain-containing protein translates to MRLFLWFLLCGVTVFAQKKNESYQYHIREADAPLKIDGLENDAAWQTTETAKDFFMITPMDTSLSRAKTEVKMCYDKNNLYIIAINYKPVKGALVVESLKRDFNFGNNDNFFIVLDTFEDLTNGFSFGASAAGAYWDGQEADGTFINLNWDNKWHGATKNYDDRWVWEAAIPFKSIRYRPDQTRWGINFSRLELTINEKSAWAPVPRQFQSANLGYAGVLVWDKPLPPAGKNISLIPYALTNVSKDQIKKTPADWKPAIGGDAKIALNSSLNLDLTVNPDFSQVEVDVQQTNLDRFELFFPERRQFFLENADLFASFGFSTLRPFFSRRIGLGVPILFGARLSGKLDKNWRIGVLDTQTREQGDLPAQNFAVVALQRKVFARSNVGILMVNKESLDYDEQIHKSTGRYNRNIGAEFNLASANNIWTGKATVLKSFSPHLSGNDVAISSLLNFNKANLFWQWRYEYVGENYNAEVGYVPNAARRGYQMAVPNVGYLFFVNSQSLISHGPLLQTTLFWNKSSKLTDNETTLTYTFNFRNRATGVVGVASNYVQLLAPFDPTNTGREKLAAGTNHNWKSAGMDFTSSPRARLTYAFSARYGGFFANGTRLNLKTTLGYRFQPYVATKFSVDYNKIQVPYLKTPVELWLVGPRVDITFTNSLFWTTFVQYNSQAKNINLNTRLQWRYQPASDLFIVYTDNYLPENLMVKNRAIVLKLTYWWNV, encoded by the coding sequence ATGCGTCTGTTTCTGTGGTTTTTATTGTGTGGGGTAACGGTTTTTGCCCAAAAGAAAAATGAATCCTACCAATACCACATTCGAGAAGCAGATGCACCTCTCAAAATCGACGGTCTAGAAAATGATGCCGCTTGGCAGACTACAGAAACCGCCAAAGATTTCTTTATGATTACGCCGATGGATACCAGCCTGTCGCGCGCTAAAACGGAGGTTAAAATGTGTTATGATAAAAATAACCTCTACATCATTGCAATCAATTATAAGCCTGTCAAGGGTGCCCTTGTGGTAGAATCCCTGAAAAGAGACTTCAATTTTGGCAACAATGACAATTTTTTTATCGTTCTGGATACGTTTGAAGACTTAACCAACGGCTTTTCGTTTGGAGCCAGTGCCGCAGGCGCTTATTGGGACGGACAAGAGGCCGACGGGACATTCATCAATCTCAACTGGGATAATAAATGGCACGGAGCTACCAAAAACTACGATGATCGCTGGGTATGGGAAGCCGCAATTCCATTTAAAAGTATACGCTACCGACCAGACCAAACTCGCTGGGGCATCAATTTCAGTCGTCTCGAACTAACCATCAACGAAAAATCGGCTTGGGCACCCGTTCCGCGTCAATTTCAATCGGCCAATTTGGGCTATGCGGGCGTTTTAGTATGGGATAAACCGTTGCCTCCTGCGGGAAAAAATATTTCTTTGATCCCGTACGCACTAACGAATGTATCAAAAGACCAGATTAAGAAGACCCCTGCCGACTGGAAGCCCGCCATCGGAGGAGATGCCAAAATCGCCCTCAATTCATCCCTTAACCTAGACTTGACCGTCAATCCCGACTTTTCGCAGGTAGAAGTGGATGTTCAGCAAACCAACTTGGACCGTTTTGAACTGTTTTTTCCCGAACGACGACAGTTTTTTTTAGAAAATGCCGACTTGTTTGCGAGTTTTGGCTTTTCGACCCTGCGCCCCTTCTTCTCGCGACGTATCGGGCTGGGCGTTCCGATTTTATTCGGAGCTAGGCTCAGTGGAAAATTGGATAAAAACTGGCGTATCGGTGTTCTGGATACTCAGACCCGAGAGCAAGGGGATTTGCCCGCCCAAAACTTTGCTGTCGTGGCCTTACAGCGCAAAGTATTCGCCCGTTCCAACGTCGGTATCTTGATGGTAAACAAAGAATCATTGGACTACGATGAGCAAATCCATAAATCAACGGGAAGATATAACCGTAACATCGGAGCCGAATTCAACTTGGCCTCCGCCAATAATATCTGGACGGGCAAGGCCACCGTGCTCAAGTCGTTCAGTCCACACTTATCGGGCAACGATGTGGCCATTTCTAGCCTCCTCAACTTCAACAAAGCAAATCTCTTTTGGCAATGGCGATACGAGTACGTAGGTGAAAACTACAATGCCGAAGTAGGCTATGTGCCCAACGCTGCCCGTCGCGGGTATCAAATGGCCGTTCCCAACGTAGGGTATTTATTTTTTGTCAATTCGCAAAGCCTCATCAGCCACGGGCCACTGCTCCAAACGACCTTGTTTTGGAACAAATCAAGTAAGTTGACCGACAATGAAACGACGTTGACCTACACCTTTAATTTTCGAAATAGAGCCACTGGTGTCGTCGGTGTTGCTTCCAATTACGTACAGCTATTGGCTCCCTTCGACCCCACAAATACGGGCCGGGAGAAGTTAGCGGCTGGGACAAATCACAATTGGAAATCGGCAGGAATGGATTTCACCTCTAGCCCCCGCGCACGCTTGACCTACGCTTTCAGTGCCCGATACGGGGGTTTCTTTGCCAACGGAACCCGCCTAAATTTAAAAACAACCCTCGGGTATCGTTTTCAACCTTACGTAGCCACCAAGTTTTCGGTAGATTATAACAAAATTCAGGTTCCTTACCTGAAAACCCCCGTTGAGTTGTGGCTCGTAGGCCCTAGGGTAGACATTACATTTACAAATAGTCTGTTCTGGACTACTTTTGTGCAGTACAACAGCCAAGCAAAAAACATCAACCTGAACACCCGCCTTCAATGGCGCTATCAGCCTGCTTCTGACCTGTTTATCGTATACACTGATAATTATTTACCCGAAAACCTAATGGTCAAGAACCGCGCCATTGTCTTAAAATTGACGTATTGGTGGAATGTATAA
- a CDS encoding fumarylacetoacetate hydrolase family protein, translated as MKLFRFGTFEQEKPGVILPNGRKIDVSAFGQDYNEAFFASNGINRLAEWLTANADTCPEVSDSIRLGSCVARPSKIVCIGLNYAKHAAESGAQVPPEPVIFFKSTTALCGPFDNVIIPRNSVKTDWEVELAFVIGKKASYVDEAEAMDYVAGYILHNDYSEREFQLERSGQWVKGKSNDTFAPMGPFMATKDEIADPHKLRLWLKVNGEMLQDSNTDDMVFKIPKLVSYLSQFMTLLPGDVISTGTPFGVGLGFKPPRYLKSGDVVELGIDHLGTQRQVAVAYQ; from the coding sequence ATGAAACTTTTTCGTTTTGGCACTTTTGAACAGGAAAAACCGGGCGTAATTCTCCCCAATGGGCGCAAAATTGACGTTTCAGCCTTCGGTCAGGATTACAACGAAGCTTTTTTTGCAAGCAACGGTATTAATCGTTTGGCAGAATGGCTGACCGCAAATGCCGACACCTGTCCAGAAGTGTCCGATAGCATTCGGCTCGGCTCCTGCGTAGCACGTCCTTCCAAAATCGTGTGTATCGGGCTGAACTACGCCAAACACGCCGCCGAATCAGGCGCTCAGGTGCCTCCAGAGCCTGTTATTTTCTTTAAATCTACCACGGCACTCTGCGGCCCTTTTGACAATGTCATCATTCCCCGTAACTCCGTCAAGACCGACTGGGAAGTAGAACTGGCCTTTGTGATTGGCAAAAAAGCCAGCTACGTCGACGAAGCCGAGGCCATGGATTACGTGGCGGGTTATATTTTACACAATGATTATTCAGAACGTGAGTTTCAACTTGAGCGCAGCGGTCAGTGGGTAAAAGGCAAAAGCAACGACACCTTTGCGCCCATGGGACCGTTTATGGCAACCAAGGACGAAATCGCCGATCCGCACAAATTACGCCTTTGGCTGAAAGTAAATGGCGAAATGTTGCAGGATTCCAATACCGACGACATGGTATTTAAAATCCCCAAGCTCGTAAGTTACCTCAGTCAATTCATGACCCTTCTCCCCGGTGATGTAATTTCTACGGGCACTCCGTTTGGAGTGGGTCTTGGTTTTAAACCTCCTCGCTACCTCAAATCAGGCGACGTGGTAGAGCTGGGCATCGACCACCTCGGCACCCAGCGGCAGGTGGCAGTGGCATACCAATAA
- a CDS encoding site-specific integrase has product MTITPELNNRPNKNGLHSILIRITQNRKLKRIALEYAIPLKDWNPEKKEVRKSNPFYLTINAAIKAKVIEAEQETLHSQLQDKPLTATQLKKRLKKQVYGESFIEYAKKRIEETVNPATRGNLKSTLNKFQTFLKNEDLLFPELDYELIKSYQKYLQRLGNSTNTIHNSLKSLRAAYNEAIDAEVYQTDRNPWTRIKLKKEKTKRRRLAPVELLKIEQMSLQEGTVAYHSRYAFMLSFYLQGMRVTDLLLLTWDTIKSGRCEYVASKTKKFTSKKIPAQALTIFDYFRSLRPDGRPKPKDYVLPFIKLNQKKTTPEEFRNHIESINAQINGHLYAIADELEIPRFSMHTARHTFANNAIRASGGNIHAVSDALGHSSIQITEQYFDSAYRDENDALGDMVFGK; this is encoded by the coding sequence ATGACTATAACGCCTGAGCTCAACAACCGACCCAATAAGAACGGATTGCACTCTATCCTTATACGTATTACGCAAAACCGAAAGCTGAAACGAATTGCTCTGGAATACGCTATTCCCCTGAAGGATTGGAACCCCGAAAAGAAGGAGGTACGCAAGTCAAATCCCTTTTATTTGACCATCAACGCCGCTATCAAAGCAAAAGTGATAGAAGCCGAACAAGAAACCTTGCACAGCCAGTTACAGGATAAACCCCTTACGGCAACCCAACTTAAAAAACGCCTCAAGAAACAGGTCTACGGCGAGAGCTTCATTGAATATGCTAAGAAGAGGATAGAAGAGACCGTCAATCCAGCTACGCGTGGCAATTTGAAATCAACGCTTAATAAATTTCAAACCTTCCTAAAAAACGAAGATCTGCTGTTTCCTGAATTGGATTATGAACTTATAAAATCCTATCAGAAATACTTGCAGCGCTTGGGCAATAGCACCAACACCATACACAACTCATTGAAAAGCCTGAGGGCTGCCTATAACGAGGCCATCGACGCTGAAGTGTATCAAACTGACAGAAATCCGTGGACCAGAATCAAGCTCAAAAAGGAGAAAACCAAACGAAGGAGGTTGGCTCCTGTGGAGCTGCTGAAGATAGAGCAGATGAGTTTGCAGGAAGGTACCGTAGCGTATCACAGCCGATATGCCTTTATGCTTTCTTTCTACTTACAGGGTATGAGGGTTACTGATTTGCTGCTGTTGACATGGGACACTATCAAAAGTGGTAGATGTGAATACGTGGCATCAAAAACCAAAAAATTTACTTCAAAGAAAATCCCCGCCCAGGCACTGACGATTTTTGATTATTTCCGTAGCCTTAGACCTGATGGCAGACCTAAGCCCAAAGACTACGTATTGCCATTTATAAAACTGAACCAAAAGAAAACAACCCCAGAAGAGTTTCGCAACCACATCGAAAGCATCAACGCTCAAATCAACGGGCATTTGTATGCCATTGCGGATGAACTGGAGATACCAAGATTCAGTATGCATACGGCGCGGCACACCTTTGCCAACAATGCCATCCGAGCATCAGGCGGCAACATCCATGCGGTTTCTGACGCCTTGGGCCACAGCAGCATCCAAATCACAGAGCAGTATTTTGACTCAGCCTACCGTGACGAAAACGACGCGTTGGGCGATATGGTCTTTGGCAAATAA
- a CDS encoding DUF6712 family protein, whose protein sequence is MLVSITTFKKHVSGVQGALTESTIAAHLKASERDFRAMIGGPLYDFLEQVAVGSPADEKDLLDLAEAVISWKAYDLAMPHLKMRTSDLGLLVQLPANTVMPTKWYYTDTRDANMVMYDLFLEHFYAQLEVVNPDVWETSDAHKDRNAHFIRSPKELDKYVGLVGRNARFFDRLTMYIGRAEEFYIAPAITEGVYDALLEKWQNPAATLTATEKRLVEYIRKALGPLAVYEAYPYLPLLVDNEGIRQVRKSDGTREEDLPDGKLRDAQRKQLLGDGQVYLSKLRTWLDSVATAELFPQYHTRRQEELNDFSSDDDYTHSASIVL, encoded by the coding sequence ATGCTGGTGTCGATCACAACTTTCAAAAAGCACGTATCAGGCGTGCAGGGAGCACTCACCGAGAGCACCATTGCCGCCCACCTGAAGGCCTCCGAGCGGGATTTTCGGGCCATGATTGGCGGGCCGCTCTATGATTTTTTGGAGCAGGTAGCGGTAGGCTCCCCAGCCGATGAAAAAGATCTGCTCGATTTGGCCGAGGCCGTCATCAGCTGGAAAGCCTACGATTTGGCCATGCCGCACCTCAAGATGCGGACCAGCGACTTGGGCTTGCTGGTACAGCTGCCAGCCAACACCGTGATGCCCACCAAATGGTACTACACCGACACGCGTGACGCCAACATGGTGATGTACGATTTATTCCTGGAGCATTTTTATGCGCAGCTGGAGGTAGTGAATCCTGATGTATGGGAAACCTCCGACGCCCACAAAGACCGCAATGCGCATTTTATCCGCTCGCCCAAAGAGCTGGACAAATACGTGGGGCTGGTGGGGCGCAATGCGCGTTTTTTTGACCGCCTCACGATGTACATTGGGCGGGCGGAGGAGTTTTATATTGCGCCAGCTATTACAGAAGGCGTGTATGATGCCCTGCTCGAAAAATGGCAAAACCCAGCCGCCACGCTGACCGCCACCGAAAAACGGCTGGTGGAATATATCCGCAAAGCCCTGGGGCCGTTGGCGGTTTATGAGGCGTATCCTTACTTGCCACTATTGGTAGATAATGAAGGCATCCGCCAAGTACGCAAAAGCGATGGCACGCGGGAAGAAGACCTACCCGATGGCAAGCTGCGCGATGCTCAGCGCAAGCAGCTACTCGGCGACGGGCAGGTGTACCTCAGCAAGCTACGCACGTGGCTCGACTCCGTGGCCACGGCCGAGCTATTTCCGCAGTACCATACGCGCCGGCAGGAAGAACTGAATGATTTTAGCAGCGACGACGATTACACCCACTCGGCCAGTATCGTACTATGA
- a CDS encoding DUF5977 domain-containing protein: MLIDPLKSGLVFLPMHFSRNALLHTIPAADPELTSRSGLKYFLEIQVPPYPNAASFEALSESEGREVPVDTSGVAVYEGAAFRYNTINGKIDGLLTCPPPTKGQSAISVTVTQTTPFRLRERVQGGTPAVNTDTTGAVKYAIKAGLDNKDFEAWGEQFFNLYQADARQFLTWLPNDRLVSRAQEEYLSFVLNFTPLPAEVRLRAWVTYNDGTEPTVSTKMTVARPPLLSIIQCPAGAAVLDIPTNAKYYEVWLTDENDLRLSEVRRYWLDAMPTLAERHITYLNSLGGWDTLRLTGLGNERLSVRQTLAERDLNTSTVPELIVISSEGDRSLTVSTGNFRQDAATHVQCLQELLLSPVRYLHTPKGFESLRLTTNQLDYGSDERRVEARTMTFEMGETTANFSRMAPSPPQPTRPTRWRGLNLRYILDEFGKRTGEVIFAQLEKVYIDTEELYKPVTRKPNTPGDPDYIEPIVSGSITVGETPYPNAAISRVGTFNRSNCGVGYIGGPVTIVIAAGKYGGESPGDADALAEAEYAALNTQAYADANGSCTANSTPFAFRVDNNATDSGGSVAGIVAIAGSGADIVPNTSPGGEQTSPQTYAPGTYTIQCRVAYPSGSPKKAGVLRILSKNRSIAFSNNGLFLFENVVINSSDHPLTVTVENA; this comes from the coding sequence ATGTTGATAGATCCTCTCAAGAGTGGATTGGTGTTTTTGCCGATGCACTTCAGCCGCAATGCCCTGCTGCACACCATTCCTGCGGCCGACCCTGAGCTCACGAGCCGGAGTGGGCTGAAGTATTTTTTGGAAATACAAGTGCCACCTTACCCCAACGCGGCGAGTTTTGAGGCCCTGAGTGAATCGGAAGGCCGTGAGGTACCCGTGGATACCTCGGGCGTTGCCGTGTATGAAGGAGCGGCCTTCAGATATAACACCATCAACGGCAAGATTGACGGCCTGCTCACCTGCCCACCGCCCACCAAAGGGCAAAGCGCCATCAGCGTTACGGTGACCCAAACGACGCCCTTCAGGCTCAGGGAGCGGGTACAGGGCGGCACTCCTGCGGTCAATACCGATACCACGGGAGCCGTGAAATACGCCATCAAAGCGGGGCTTGACAACAAAGATTTTGAGGCGTGGGGGGAGCAGTTTTTTAACCTCTACCAAGCCGATGCGCGGCAGTTTCTGACGTGGCTACCCAACGACCGTCTGGTAAGCCGCGCCCAGGAAGAATACCTCTCTTTTGTGCTCAACTTCACCCCACTGCCCGCCGAAGTACGCCTGCGCGCATGGGTCACGTACAACGACGGCACCGAGCCGACCGTGAGCACCAAAATGACCGTAGCTCGGCCACCGCTGCTGTCGATCATCCAATGTCCGGCGGGAGCTGCCGTACTTGACATACCCACCAACGCCAAGTACTACGAAGTATGGCTGACGGATGAAAATGACCTGCGGCTCTCGGAAGTGCGGCGGTACTGGCTGGATGCCATGCCTACGCTGGCCGAGCGGCACATTACGTACCTCAACAGCCTCGGCGGCTGGGATACCCTGCGCCTGACAGGGCTGGGCAATGAGCGCCTCAGCGTACGCCAAACACTTGCGGAGCGGGATCTGAACACCTCGACGGTACCCGAGCTGATCGTGATTAGTAGCGAGGGCGACCGAAGCCTGACGGTGTCGACGGGTAACTTTCGGCAGGATGCGGCCACGCACGTGCAGTGCCTGCAAGAGCTGCTGCTGAGCCCAGTGCGGTACTTGCACACCCCGAAGGGCTTTGAAAGCCTGCGCCTGACCACCAACCAACTCGACTACGGCAGTGATGAGCGCCGCGTAGAAGCCCGCACCATGACCTTTGAGATGGGAGAAACCACGGCCAACTTCAGCCGGATGGCACCCTCGCCACCGCAGCCCACGCGGCCCACCCGCTGGCGTGGCCTAAATCTGCGCTATATCCTGGACGAATTTGGCAAGCGCACGGGTGAGGTCATCTTTGCGCAATTGGAAAAGGTCTACATCGATACCGAAGAACTTTACAAGCCCGTGACGCGCAAGCCCAACACCCCCGGCGACCCTGATTATATTGAGCCAATCGTGAGTGGATCCATTACGGTAGGAGAGACGCCTTACCCCAACGCGGCCATCTCGAGAGTAGGGACTTTTAACCGCAGCAACTGCGGGGTGGGGTACATTGGCGGGCCAGTCACGATTGTGATTGCGGCGGGTAAGTACGGCGGCGAGAGCCCAGGCGATGCCGATGCGCTGGCCGAGGCTGAATATGCCGCCCTCAATACGCAAGCCTACGCCGATGCTAATGGCAGCTGCACGGCCAACAGCACGCCGTTTGCCTTCAGGGTGGACAACAACGCCACCGACAGCGGCGGTAGTGTGGCGGGGATTGTGGCCATTGCAGGCTCGGGCGCGGATATTGTCCCCAATACCTCACCGGGAGGAGAGCAGACCTCTCCGCAGACCTACGCGCCTGGTACTTATACCATCCAATGCCGGGTAGCGTATCCATCAGGCTCACCCAAGAAAGCAGGGGTGCTTAGGATTTTATCCAAAAATCGTTCGATTGCATTCTCCAACAATGGCTTGTTTTTGTTTGAGAACGTGGTCATCAATAGTTCTGATCACCCGCTTACCGTTACCGTCGAAAACGCATGA
- a CDS encoding DUF2971 domain-containing protein: MTKIIYKYFRVNQYLYDTLISNQLFFSSINQFNDPYDCHMTVLEDIPIEDFKVFLDAYFSEESREKYLAAFKENPKEFVQPFINMFRDWINNFGICCFTKEKNNLLLWSHYADSHKGVCLGFDYDLMIKKFNQYEEVEYSDTPFYFDLKHPQESVSKTLLRKSRHWEYEREIRFVMERSKNADFFLEALVEVNFGTRCNKRDRLNIQYLISRMGYPKCDFYNANIDKKEYTVEFTKSYFEELKKDVMNDSRHIPFSKEVKLDHLLK; this comes from the coding sequence ATGACAAAAATTATATACAAATATTTCAGGGTGAATCAATACTTATATGACACTTTAATAAGTAATCAGCTTTTCTTTTCATCTATCAATCAATTCAATGACCCGTATGATTGTCATATGACGGTACTTGAAGACATTCCTATAGAAGACTTTAAAGTGTTTCTGGATGCTTATTTTTCAGAAGAATCCAGAGAAAAATATCTTGCAGCATTTAAGGAGAACCCTAAGGAGTTTGTTCAGCCTTTCATTAACATGTTTAGAGATTGGATAAATAATTTTGGAATATGCTGTTTTACCAAAGAGAAAAATAATCTATTGTTATGGAGTCACTATGCAGATAGCCATAAAGGAGTATGTTTAGGTTTCGATTATGACCTAATGATAAAGAAATTTAATCAATATGAGGAAGTTGAATATAGTGATACTCCTTTTTATTTTGATTTAAAACACCCTCAAGAGTCTGTCAGTAAGACATTATTACGAAAATCTAGACACTGGGAATACGAAAGGGAGATTCGTTTTGTAATGGAAAGGAGTAAGAATGCTGATTTTTTTCTAGAGGCTTTAGTAGAAGTAAATTTTGGGACAAGGTGTAATAAAAGAGATAGGCTAAATATTCAGTATTTAATAAGCAGAATGGGCTATCCTAAATGTGATTTTTATAATGCAAACATAGATAAAAAAGAGTATACCGTTGAATTCACTAAAAGTTATTTTGAGGAGCTAAAGAAAGACGTTATGAATGATTCAAGGCACATTCCTTTTTCTAAAGAGGTTAAACTAGATCACTTGTTAAAATGA